In Cyanobium sp. Tous-M-B4, a single genomic region encodes these proteins:
- the rplS gene encoding 50S ribosomal protein L19, with the protein MATESTENQAVDQVADATVSTAAPAATAVQEKPAATKAKTGKLSAQELIRAFEAEQLKDELPDIYVGDTVKVGVRIREGNKERVQPYEGVVIAKRHGGLNETITVRRIFQGIGVERVFMLHSPQVASVHVERRGKVRRAKLFYLRDRVGKATRVKQRFDR; encoded by the coding sequence ATGGCAACGGAGTCGACAGAAAATCAAGCGGTTGATCAGGTGGCTGACGCCACCGTGAGCACTGCAGCTCCTGCGGCCACCGCGGTGCAAGAAAAACCGGCCGCCACGAAGGCCAAAACCGGCAAACTCAGCGCCCAAGAGCTGATCCGGGCCTTTGAGGCAGAGCAATTGAAAGACGAGCTGCCCGACATTTACGTCGGCGATACCGTCAAGGTGGGTGTGCGCATCCGCGAAGGCAACAAGGAGCGTGTGCAGCCCTATGAGGGCGTGGTGATCGCTAAGCGCCATGGCGGCCTCAACGAGACCATCACGGTGCGCCGGATCTTCCAGGGCATTGGCGTGGAGCGGGTCTTCATGCTTCACAGTCCTCAAGTTGCCTCCGTGCATGTGGAGCGCCGCGGTAAGGTGCGTCGGGCGAAGCTCTTTTACTTGCGCGACCGGGTGGGTAAAGCCACGCGCGTCAAGCAACGCTTCGACCGCTGA
- a CDS encoding YajQ family cyclic di-GMP-binding protein: MADTYSFDVVSDFDRQELVNTIDQVRRDVGTRYDLKDSNTEIEMEETSLTITTASDMTLQAVEDVLRQKATKRNLSLKIFDFQSPEPVGGNRVKQVVKLRKGLSSELAKQLSKTVRDELKKVTVSIQGESLRITGKNKDDLQQAINLLKAQDVEVPLQFENYR; the protein is encoded by the coding sequence ATGGCCGACACCTATTCCTTCGATGTGGTGAGCGATTTCGATCGCCAGGAGCTCGTCAACACCATCGATCAGGTGCGCCGCGACGTGGGCACCCGCTACGACCTCAAGGATTCCAACACCGAAATCGAGATGGAGGAGACGAGCCTCACCATCACCACCGCCAGCGACATGACCCTCCAGGCCGTGGAGGACGTGTTGCGCCAGAAGGCAACCAAGCGCAACCTCTCGCTGAAGATTTTTGACTTTCAGAGCCCAGAGCCCGTGGGGGGCAACCGGGTCAAGCAGGTGGTGAAACTGCGCAAAGGGTTGAGCTCTGAGCTGGCCAAGCAGCTCAGCAAAACCGTGCGCGACGAGCTCAAGAAGGTGACCGTTTCGATCCAGGGCGAGAGCCTGCGGATCACCGGCAAAAACAAAGACGACCTGCAGCAGGCGATCAACCTGCTCAAGGCCCAGGACGTGGAAGTGCCTTTGCAGTTTGAAAACTACCGCTGA
- a CDS encoding MAPEG family protein: MTSTLAPFVWSLLLAAGVVVFSTVPLGAARSQANFQMADLAAPRAMFDRLPAWGKRAAWAHQNCFEAFTLHAPAALLCLVAGVSSPVAIAAAWIHPLLRLAYIGMYVGNVPALRGLCWAGALTCSGLLYVEGLKALLGS; this comes from the coding sequence ATGACCTCCACCCTCGCCCCTTTCGTCTGGTCATTGCTGCTGGCAGCTGGCGTGGTGGTGTTCAGCACCGTGCCCCTGGGCGCCGCCCGATCCCAAGCCAATTTCCAGATGGCCGACCTGGCCGCCCCCAGGGCAATGTTTGATCGCCTGCCGGCCTGGGGGAAACGGGCAGCTTGGGCGCATCAAAACTGCTTTGAAGCCTTCACCCTGCACGCGCCAGCTGCCCTGCTGTGCCTGGTGGCTGGTGTCAGCAGCCCGGTAGCGATCGCCGCGGCCTGGATCCATCCCCTGTTGCGCCTGGCCTACATCGGCATGTATGTGGGCAACGTGCCAGCGCTGCGCGGCCTGTGCTGGGCTGGCGCCCTCACCTGCAGCGGCTTGCTCTACGTCGAAGGCCTAAAAGCGCTGCTGGGCAGCTAA
- a CDS encoding hydantoinase B/oxoprolinase family protein, whose product MKTTAEPVQPVCSAPGWRFWIDRGGTFTDVVGCNPVGELVVRKVLSVQPECPGDPAVRAIGAVLGLDPGHQLPLGLVREVRLGTTVATNALLEQRGAGVVLLINRGFADLLSIGDLHRPDLFALAIQRPNPLRVRVLEVEGRLDAQGFELAPLQWREDLQQQLLQAQADGYSSCAVALLHSTRNSSQELQLEQWLAPLGFEAVVLSHRLSSQPRLVPRGQTALVEAAVAPVLGRYLRQVQLALGPATRLRVMRSSGALAAPELLLAKDTILSGPAGGMVGAVAVGRRALAAAGLPPQPIVGFDMGGTSTDVFHFDDRCLSNAGGDLAWERSPATEIAGLELQAPMLPIHTVAAGGGSVLRFDGRRLQVGPVSAGADPGPAAYRRGGPLTITDANVLLGRLPLAALPAVFGPKGDQAADGEAVRRGFAELALEMASVAPGISPERLAAGALQIAIETMAEALRRISIQRGHDLRQALLVSYGGAGGQHACRLAEVLAVTRVLLHPLAGVLSAYGLGMAEQRLLLECSPRLPLRSDNLPQLRQRCAELEQQGLADLRRLGDLAEGATGRIGVQLELRAAGSERGLEVAWLPDEQGVEDLQRAFSAAHLQRFGYRPVGEDWIVERLLVELAPPAVVGGQAVAGGQAVAGGQAETGAVAAAPLAPTTPLWLGEAAGWQPVPLWQRSQLQPQQRLAGPALVVDATTTTVLEPGWQALVLADGALLLEREGAAAASSGVGQAGDQAVQHVEQGPDPTLLELYNHRFAAIAEQMGGRLQQSARSVNIRERLDFSCALFDAAGQLVANAPHIPVHLGSMGDSVVSLLAAIARGERAPLASGDVVLSNNPYNGGTHLPDITAITPVFVPGLGDSQAGAPLFFVACRGHHADVGGITPGSMPAFSRSIDDEGLLLDNVPFLRNGNFDESLWRQRLAAGSHPVRNPDQLLADLQAQAAANRLGVQELGRLIERHGLEEVRAYMAHGQAHAAEAVGRALAHLSDGSARVELDHGAFIQVAVRIDAEARRVQVDFSGTSPQHSGNLNAPLAVTKAVVLYVFRCLVGEQIPLNAGCFEPIELIVPPGSLLHPNPPAAVVAGNVEISQAVANALFAALGVQAAAQGTMNNLSFGNGQCQYYETIGGGSGAGIRPGGAGFDGAAAVQSHMTNSRITDPEILETRFPVRLERFGIRAGSGGDGRFRGGDGAVRQLRFLAPMTVALISGARRVAPAGLAGGLPGACGRNTWIGVDGSSRQLDGCCELELQPGEALRIETPGGGGYGAPSRP is encoded by the coding sequence TTGAAAACTACCGCTGAGCCGGTGCAGCCGGTCTGCTCCGCCCCTGGCTGGCGGTTCTGGATTGATCGGGGTGGCACCTTCACAGACGTGGTGGGCTGCAACCCCGTCGGCGAGCTGGTGGTGCGCAAGGTGCTGTCTGTGCAGCCGGAGTGCCCGGGCGACCCGGCCGTGCGGGCGATCGGTGCCGTGCTGGGCCTGGACCCTGGCCACCAACTGCCGCTGGGATTGGTACGGGAGGTGAGGCTCGGCACCACCGTTGCCACCAATGCCTTGCTCGAGCAGCGCGGCGCCGGGGTGGTGCTGCTCATCAACCGCGGCTTTGCCGACCTGCTCAGCATCGGCGACCTGCACCGCCCCGACCTCTTTGCCCTGGCCATTCAGCGTCCCAATCCCCTGCGGGTGCGGGTCCTGGAGGTGGAGGGGCGGCTGGATGCGCAGGGGTTCGAGCTTGCACCGCTCCAGTGGCGAGAGGATTTGCAGCAGCAGCTGCTGCAAGCGCAGGCCGACGGCTACAGCAGTTGCGCGGTGGCCCTGCTGCACAGCACCCGCAATTCCAGCCAGGAGCTGCAGCTGGAGCAGTGGCTCGCACCCCTGGGCTTCGAGGCCGTGGTGCTCTCCCACCGGCTCAGTAGCCAGCCCCGGCTGGTGCCCCGCGGCCAGACCGCCCTGGTGGAGGCGGCGGTGGCGCCGGTGCTGGGCCGCTACCTGCGCCAGGTGCAGCTGGCCTTGGGACCAGCAACCCGGCTGCGGGTGATGCGATCCAGTGGGGCTCTGGCAGCGCCTGAGCTGCTGCTGGCCAAAGACACGATCCTCTCGGGGCCGGCCGGAGGCATGGTGGGCGCCGTGGCCGTGGGCAGGAGGGCCCTTGCTGCCGCTGGGCTGCCGCCTCAGCCGATTGTTGGTTTCGACATGGGTGGCACCTCCACCGATGTGTTCCATTTCGATGACCGCTGCCTCTCAAACGCTGGCGGTGATCTGGCCTGGGAGCGCAGCCCTGCCACCGAGATCGCTGGGTTGGAATTGCAAGCTCCGATGTTGCCGATTCACACCGTGGCTGCTGGCGGCGGGTCGGTGTTGCGCTTTGACGGCAGGCGGCTGCAGGTTGGGCCCGTTTCTGCAGGAGCTGATCCCGGTCCGGCGGCTTACCGCCGCGGCGGGCCGCTCACCATCACCGATGCCAACGTGCTGCTCGGCCGTCTGCCGCTTGCCGCCCTGCCAGCGGTGTTTGGCCCCAAGGGCGACCAAGCCGCTGATGGGGAAGCGGTGCGGCGAGGGTTTGCGGAGCTGGCGCTTGAGATGGCCTCGGTGGCACCTGGGATTAGTCCGGAGCGGCTGGCGGCAGGGGCCCTGCAGATCGCCATTGAAACGATGGCAGAAGCCCTGCGCCGCATCTCGATCCAACGCGGCCACGACCTGCGCCAGGCCCTGTTGGTGAGCTACGGCGGGGCTGGCGGTCAGCATGCCTGCCGCCTGGCCGAGGTGCTGGCTGTGACGCGGGTGTTGCTCCACCCCTTGGCGGGGGTGCTTTCCGCCTATGGCCTCGGCATGGCCGAGCAGAGGCTGCTGCTGGAGTGCTCGCCGCGGTTGCCGCTGCGCTCCGACAACCTGCCCCAGCTGCGTCAGCGCTGCGCCGAGCTGGAGCAGCAGGGGCTCGCCGACCTGCGCCGGCTGGGGGATTTGGCCGAGGGGGCAACAGGCCGGATTGGGGTGCAGCTGGAGCTGCGGGCCGCCGGCAGTGAGCGGGGTCTGGAGGTGGCGTGGTTGCCAGACGAGCAAGGGGTGGAAGACCTGCAGCGTGCTTTTAGCGCCGCCCATCTGCAGCGCTTCGGCTATCGCCCGGTGGGCGAAGATTGGATCGTGGAGCGCCTGCTGGTGGAGCTGGCTCCCCCGGCGGTGGTTGGAGGGCAGGCTGTTGCTGGAGGCCAGGCGGTGGCTGGAGGGCAGGCGGAGACTGGAGCTGTTGCTGCAGCCCCGCTTGCCCCAACCACTCCCCTGTGGCTGGGCGAGGCGGCTGGCTGGCAGCCGGTGCCGCTGTGGCAGCGCTCCCAGCTGCAGCCCCAGCAACGGCTCGCGGGTCCAGCCCTGGTTGTCGATGCGACCACCACCACCGTGCTGGAGCCCGGCTGGCAAGCCCTGGTGCTAGCCGATGGAGCCCTGCTGTTGGAGCGGGAAGGCGCGGCGGCGGCCAGCAGCGGGGTTGGCCAGGCTGGTGACCAGGCTGTTCAACATGTGGAGCAGGGGCCCGATCCCACCCTGCTTGAGCTCTACAACCACCGCTTTGCGGCCATCGCCGAACAGATGGGTGGGCGGCTGCAGCAGAGCGCCCGCTCGGTGAACATCCGCGAGCGGCTCGATTTCTCCTGCGCCCTCTTCGATGCTGCGGGTCAGCTGGTAGCCAATGCCCCCCATATCCCGGTGCACCTTGGTTCGATGGGCGACAGCGTGGTCAGCCTGCTTGCGGCCATCGCCCGGGGCGAGCGCGCCCCATTGGCTTCTGGCGATGTGGTGCTGTCAAACAATCCCTACAACGGTGGCACCCACCTTCCAGACATCACCGCCATTACGCCGGTTTTTGTCCCTGGCTTGGGCGACTCCCAGGCTGGGGCCCCTTTGTTTTTTGTGGCCTGCCGCGGCCACCACGCCGATGTGGGCGGCATCACCCCTGGCTCGATGCCGGCCTTCAGTCGCAGCATCGACGATGAGGGCCTGCTACTCGACAACGTGCCCTTTTTGAGAAATGGCAACTTTGATGAGTCGCTGTGGCGGCAGCGACTAGCCGCAGGTAGCCATCCAGTGCGCAACCCCGACCAGTTGCTTGCCGATCTGCAGGCCCAGGCGGCGGCTAATCGGCTGGGTGTTCAGGAGCTGGGGCGCTTGATTGAGCGCCATGGCCTCGAAGAGGTGCGGGCCTACATGGCCCACGGGCAGGCCCACGCTGCAGAGGCGGTTGGTCGGGCGCTTGCGCACCTAAGCGACGGGTCCGCCCGGGTGGAGCTCGACCACGGCGCCTTCATCCAGGTAGCTGTTCGCATCGACGCTGAGGCTCGCCGGGTTCAGGTTGATTTCAGCGGCACCTCGCCCCAGCACAGCGGCAATCTCAACGCCCCTTTAGCCGTAACCAAGGCGGTGGTGCTCTACGTGTTTCGCTGCTTGGTGGGTGAACAGATCCCCCTCAATGCCGGTTGCTTTGAGCCGATCGAGCTGATCGTGCCTCCGGGCTCCCTGCTGCATCCCAATCCACCGGCGGCGGTGGTTGCCGGCAATGTGGAAATCTCCCAAGCGGTAGCCAACGCTCTGTTTGCGGCGCTGGGGGTGCAAGCCGCCGCCCAGGGCACGATGAACAACCTCAGCTTTGGCAATGGCCAATGCCAGTACTACGAAACGATCGGTGGAGGCAGCGGTGCTGGCATCCGCCCCGGTGGTGCCGGCTTTGACGGGGCGGCCGCTGTGCAGAGCCACATGACCAACTCCCGTATCACCGACCCGGAAATTTTGGAAACGCGCTTTCCGGTGCGGCTGGAGCGCTTTGGGATCCGGGCCGGATCGGGCGGGGATGGGCGGTTTCGTGGCGGCGATGGGGCGGTGCGGCAGTTACGTTTTTTGGCCCCGATGACCGTTGCCTTGATCTCTGGTGCGCGGCGGGTGGCTCCCGCGGGGTTGGCCGGCGGGCTGCCGGGCGCCTGCGGCCGCAACACCTGGATCGGTGTTGATGGCTCGAGCCGGCAGCTCGACGGCTGCTGCGAGCTGGAGCTCCAGCCCGGTGAAGCCCTGCGCATTGAGACCCCCGGCGGTGGCGGCTACGGCGCCCCCAGCAGGCCATGA
- the ebsA gene encoding type IV pilus biogenesis protein EbsA, with product MIPESVAPLVPLFAPYCGGLGRLMSLEGALAILLAGDWTGKRLLQGGRSHMLRLSWSGETAPQEVLHCDLIFPDLPEVQYSFELPCYQLVQWFMDREGEQLPASFWQWLLLGQPPLATEAVGSAA from the coding sequence ATGATCCCTGAGTCTGTTGCCCCCTTAGTGCCCCTATTTGCTCCCTACTGCGGTGGGCTAGGGCGGCTCATGTCTTTGGAGGGTGCCTTGGCGATACTGCTGGCGGGCGATTGGACCGGTAAGCGCCTGCTGCAGGGGGGGCGTAGCCACATGTTGCGGCTGAGCTGGAGTGGTGAAACAGCACCCCAGGAAGTTCTCCACTGCGATTTGATTTTTCCTGATTTACCAGAGGTGCAATACAGCTTTGAGTTGCCCTGTTACCAGCTGGTGCAGTGGTTCATGGATCGGGAAGGGGAGCAGTTGCCGGCGAGTTTTTGGCAATGGCTGCTGCTGGGTCAGCCGCCCCTTGCTACCGAAGCAGTGGGCAGCGCCGCCTAA
- the gltX gene encoding glutamate--tRNA ligase, translating to MSLSDRPVRVRLAPSPTGTLHIGTARTAVFNWLYARRLGGQFLLRIEDTDKERSKPEYTTNILEGLQWLGLQWDGEPVIQSARISEHRAAIEQLLASGHAYRCYASEAELTAMREQQAASKQAPRYDNRHRDLNAEQQQAFIAEGRQATIRFRIDDEATIKWSDLVRGEMRWTGADLGGDMVIARRAAADQIGDPLYNLVVVVDDAAMAISHVIRGEDHIANTAKQLLLYQALGAEPPVFAHTPLILNQEGKKLSKRDGVTSVSDFRQMGYTAEALANYMTLLGWSPPEGMGERFSLAEAAAAFSFERVNRAGARFDWDKLNWLNGQVLHELGPEALRQELLPLWTAAGWPADSSGISADPAWQLQLCELLGPSLTLLADGVDQARPFFTTPALNEAASAQLELEGARPALAALLEQLPPGALEPDQAQALLGEAATAAGVKKGVIMKSLRAALLGSLQGPDLLATWLLLHRCGDDRSRIARCL from the coding sequence ATGTCCCTGTCAGATCGGCCGGTGCGGGTTCGTCTTGCTCCGAGCCCAACGGGCACGCTGCACATAGGCACCGCTCGCACTGCAGTTTTTAACTGGCTTTACGCCCGCCGCCTGGGCGGGCAGTTTTTGCTGCGGATTGAGGACACCGACAAAGAGCGCAGCAAGCCCGAATACACCACCAACATCCTCGAAGGGCTGCAGTGGCTGGGGCTGCAATGGGACGGCGAACCCGTGATTCAGAGCGCTCGCATCAGCGAGCACCGGGCCGCCATCGAGCAACTGCTTGCATCCGGCCACGCCTACCGCTGCTACGCCAGCGAGGCGGAACTTACCGCCATGCGGGAGCAGCAGGCTGCCAGCAAGCAGGCCCCCCGCTACGACAACCGCCACCGCGACCTAAACGCCGAGCAGCAACAGGCCTTCATCGCCGAGGGGCGCCAAGCCACCATCCGCTTCCGCATCGACGACGAGGCCACGATCAAGTGGAGCGACCTGGTGCGGGGGGAAATGCGCTGGACCGGCGCCGATCTAGGTGGCGACATGGTGATCGCCCGCCGCGCCGCCGCCGACCAGATCGGCGACCCCCTCTACAACCTGGTGGTGGTGGTGGACGATGCCGCCATGGCGATCAGCCATGTGATCCGCGGTGAAGACCACATCGCCAACACGGCCAAACAGCTGCTGCTTTATCAGGCCCTTGGCGCCGAGCCACCGGTGTTTGCCCACACCCCCCTGATCCTCAACCAGGAGGGCAAGAAGCTCTCCAAACGCGACGGCGTCACCTCGGTGAGCGACTTTCGGCAGATGGGCTACACCGCTGAAGCCCTGGCCAACTACATGACCCTGCTGGGCTGGTCGCCGCCGGAGGGGATGGGCGAGCGCTTCAGCCTGGCTGAGGCCGCGGCAGCGTTTTCCTTCGAGCGGGTCAACCGCGCCGGCGCTCGCTTCGACTGGGACAAGCTCAACTGGCTAAACGGCCAGGTGCTGCACGAGCTGGGCCCCGAGGCCCTGCGGCAGGAGCTGCTGCCCCTCTGGACCGCCGCGGGCTGGCCGGCTGATTCCAGCGGCATCAGCGCAGATCCCGCCTGGCAGCTACAGCTATGCGAGCTGCTCGGCCCCTCCCTGACCTTGTTGGCCGACGGTGTCGACCAGGCCCGGCCGTTCTTCACAACCCCAGCCCTCAACGAAGCTGCCAGCGCCCAGCTCGAACTCGAGGGTGCGCGCCCAGCCCTGGCAGCCCTACTGGAGCAGTTGCCGCCAGGCGCCCTGGAGCCAGATCAGGCCCAGGCGCTGCTTGGCGAGGCCGCAACTGCCGCCGGCGTCAAGAAGGGCGTGATCATGAAGAGCCTGCGTGCAGCGCTGCTCGGCAGCCTCCAGGGCCCAGACCTACTGGCCACCTGGCTGCTGCTGCACCGATGCGGCGACGACCGCTCCCGCATCGCCCGCTGCCTCTGA
- a CDS encoding phosphotransacetylase family protein — MAPTLLIGSCESFSGKSAVVLGLARQLARQGVPVRFGKPLATSLDSPADAASQAPLLDADVRFIGATLGLPEANLIPSLHVLDPLTAERRLLQGDLDPGSGFEQLRQQLAAASDGLTLLEAAGSLHEGLLYGLSLAQLARGLEASVLLVHPWIDSCSIDPLLAAQAELGEHLAGVVLNAVKPGLVAQLCAEVVPALERLGLPVHGVMPQSPLLRSVTVEELALRLGAQVLCCPERLDLLVETLSIGAMNVNSAMEFFRRRRNMAVVTGADRTDIQLAALEASTQCLILTGAGDPLPQLLNRAEELEVPLLKVEHDTLTTVEVIEQAFGHVRLHEVVKASFAFRLVEEHCNFERLFARLQLPALMK, encoded by the coding sequence ATGGCCCCCACCTTGCTGATCGGCTCCTGCGAATCCTTCAGTGGTAAATCGGCGGTGGTGCTTGGTCTGGCCCGCCAACTGGCTCGCCAAGGGGTGCCGGTGCGTTTTGGCAAGCCCCTAGCCACCAGCCTCGATAGCCCGGCGGATGCTGCTAGCCAGGCGCCTCTGCTGGATGCCGATGTGCGTTTCATCGGCGCCACCCTGGGGCTTCCGGAAGCCAATCTGATTCCCTCGCTGCACGTGCTCGATCCGCTCACGGCAGAGCGGCGGCTGCTGCAGGGTGACTTGGATCCCGGCTCGGGCTTTGAGCAGCTGCGTCAGCAGCTGGCCGCCGCCAGCGACGGGCTAACCCTGCTGGAAGCCGCCGGCAGCTTGCATGAGGGACTGCTTTACGGTCTCAGCCTGGCCCAGCTAGCCCGGGGCTTGGAGGCATCGGTGTTGCTGGTGCATCCCTGGATCGATAGCTGCAGCATCGACCCGCTCCTGGCGGCTCAGGCCGAGTTGGGTGAGCATCTGGCGGGGGTGGTGCTCAATGCCGTTAAGCCGGGGCTTGTGGCCCAGCTTTGCGCTGAGGTTGTCCCTGCCTTAGAGCGCCTTGGTTTGCCGGTGCATGGCGTCATGCCCCAAAGCCCGCTGCTGCGCAGTGTCACGGTGGAGGAGCTGGCCCTCCGGCTCGGTGCCCAGGTGCTGTGCTGCCCGGAACGGCTCGATCTCCTGGTGGAAACCCTCTCGATTGGCGCCATGAACGTCAACTCGGCAATGGAGTTTTTCCGGCGCCGCCGCAACATGGCTGTGGTGACTGGCGCTGATCGCACCGATATTCAGCTGGCAGCCCTGGAGGCCTCAACCCAGTGCCTGATTCTCACGGGCGCTGGAGACCCCCTGCCCCAGCTGCTCAACCGGGCCGAGGAGCTTGAAGTGCCCCTGCTCAAGGTGGAGCACGACACCCTCACTACAGTGGAAGTGATTGAGCAGGCCTTTGGTCATGTGCGTCTGCACGAGGTGGTGAAGGCAAGCTTTGCCTTCCGGCTGGTGGAAGAGCATTGCAATTTCGAGCGCCTGTTTGCTCGGTTGCAGTTGCCCGCGTTAATGAAATAA
- a CDS encoding DNA-protecting protein DprA has protein sequence MSRSLDLPSIDRIDTLAQELAMLQDRSKRRIAILGSRHVPVVSIHLVELVARSLAQEGHNLITSGSQGVNAAVIRSVLEIDPARLTVLLPQSLDRQPGESRDQLERVLHLVEKPEHDELPLPMASSLCNQDIISRCDQLICYAFHDSETLLASCRVAEDMGKVVSVMFFD, from the coding sequence GTGTCCCGGTCCCTTGATCTTCCGTCGATTGATCGTATCGACACCCTGGCCCAGGAACTGGCGATGCTCCAGGACCGCAGCAAGCGTCGGATTGCAATTTTGGGCAGCCGCCACGTTCCCGTGGTTTCGATCCATCTGGTCGAATTAGTGGCGCGCTCCCTGGCCCAGGAGGGACACAATCTGATCACTTCCGGTTCTCAGGGCGTTAACGCGGCGGTTATTCGCAGCGTGCTGGAGATTGATCCGGCCAGGCTCACCGTGCTTTTGCCCCAGAGCCTTGATCGCCAGCCCGGAGAGTCTCGCGATCAATTGGAGCGAGTGCTGCATCTGGTGGAGAAGCCAGAACACGATGAGCTGCCCCTGCCGATGGCAAGCAGCCTCTGCAACCAAGACATCATCAGTCGTTGCGATCAGCTGATTTGTTACGCCTTCCACGACAGCGAAACCTTGCTAGCCAGCTGCCGGGTCGCGGAGGACATGGGCAAGGTTGTGAGCGTGATGTTCTTCGATTAA
- the map gene encoding type I methionyl aminopeptidase yields the protein MNLFADLLASTKGAAVASPTVETGPRIQKGRRGVEIKSAREIDTMRKASRIVATVLREILELAAPGMTTGDLDRHAEKRIREMGATPSFKGYHGFPASICASINNEVVHGIPNSKRVIQAGDLVKIDTGAYFDGYHGDSCVSLCVGGGATEEAQTLCRVAQESLMQGLRQIKAGNTLLDIAGAVQDHVEAHGFAVVEDYTGHGVGRNLHEEPSVFNFRTRDLPNMKLRPGMTLAVEPILNAGSKACRTLKDRWTVVTVDGSWSAQWEHTIAVTSDGCEILTDRDF from the coding sequence ATGAATCTGTTTGCCGACCTACTGGCCAGCACCAAGGGCGCGGCGGTTGCCTCCCCCACCGTTGAAACCGGTCCACGCATTCAGAAGGGACGGCGCGGCGTTGAAATCAAGTCGGCCCGCGAGATCGACACCATGCGCAAGGCCAGCCGGATTGTGGCCACGGTGCTGCGCGAAATTCTGGAGCTGGCGGCTCCCGGCATGACCACCGGCGACCTCGATCGCCATGCCGAGAAGCGCATCCGCGAGATGGGTGCTACCCCCAGCTTCAAGGGGTATCACGGTTTCCCGGCCAGCATCTGTGCCTCAATCAACAACGAAGTGGTCCACGGCATTCCGAACAGCAAAAGGGTTATTCAGGCCGGCGATCTGGTGAAGATCGACACAGGTGCCTACTTCGACGGTTATCACGGCGACAGCTGCGTCAGCCTTTGTGTAGGCGGAGGCGCCACCGAGGAGGCCCAAACCCTCTGCCGGGTGGCCCAGGAATCGCTGATGCAAGGGCTGCGCCAGATCAAGGCGGGCAACACCCTGCTCGACATCGCCGGCGCCGTCCAAGACCACGTCGAGGCCCATGGTTTTGCGGTGGTGGAGGATTACACGGGCCATGGCGTCGGCCGCAATCTGCACGAGGAGCCCTCGGTGTTCAACTTCCGCACCCGAGATCTGCCCAACATGAAACTGCGCCCGGGCATGACCCTGGCGGTGGAGCCGATCCTCAATGCCGGCAGCAAGGCCTGCCGCACCCTCAAGGATCGCTGGACCGTGGTGACCGTTGATGGCAGCTGGTCGGCCCAGTGGGAGCACACCATCGCCGTAACAAGTGACGGTTGCGAAATCCTCACCGACCGCGATTTTTAG
- a CDS encoding NAD-dependent epimerase/dehydratase family protein, producing MTNFDGCRIAVTGASGSLGRALLQELAQQGASLVALTSSSEPLLLVDPAGTAIPLEQVCWQCGQEQELRGLLERVDILVLNHGINQLQLRSRSATALALEVNALSSWRLMELFAEVVQQSPRPERPKPEVWINTSEAEIQPALSPLYELSKRLLGSLVSLRALDLAGANGPLRIRRLVLGPFRSSLNPIGVMGPGFVANQVVAQARLGLSLIIVTPNPLTYVLMPLSTLARWGYFKLLTRPSPGQS from the coding sequence ATGACCAATTTTGATGGATGCCGGATCGCGGTTACCGGTGCGAGCGGCAGCCTGGGCCGGGCCCTGCTCCAGGAGCTAGCCCAGCAGGGCGCCTCGCTGGTAGCCCTCACCAGCAGTAGCGAACCCCTGCTGCTGGTGGATCCTGCTGGCACAGCGATTCCCCTAGAGCAGGTCTGCTGGCAATGCGGCCAGGAGCAGGAGCTGCGTGGGCTACTGGAGCGGGTAGACATCCTGGTGCTGAACCACGGCATCAACCAGCTACAGCTCCGCAGCCGCTCAGCCACGGCGCTTGCCCTGGAGGTGAATGCCCTGAGCAGCTGGCGACTGATGGAGCTGTTTGCCGAGGTGGTGCAACAAAGCCCCCGCCCAGAGCGGCCCAAGCCTGAGGTGTGGATCAACACCTCGGAGGCGGAGATCCAGCCCGCCCTCAGCCCTCTCTACGAATTGAGCAAACGGCTATTAGGCAGTTTGGTAAGCCTGCGTGCCCTGGATCTCGCTGGTGCCAACGGCCCCCTGCGCATCCGCCGGCTGGTGCTGGGGCCCTTCCGCTCCAGCCTCAACCCAATCGGGGTGATGGGGCCGGGATTTGTGGCCAATCAGGTAGTTGCCCAGGCCCGGTTAGGGCTCAGCCTGATCATCGTGACCCCAAACCCCCTCACCTACGTGTTGATGCCGCTAAGCACCCTGGCGCGTTGGGGCTACTTCAAGCTGCTGACGCGGCCGAGCCCAGGCCAGTCCTAA